From a region of the Hymenobacter jejuensis genome:
- a CDS encoding DMT family transporter yields the protein MKNSLRVHAALFGATFIYAANYSLSKDVMPQYALPFGLVTLRILGAALVFNILSRVVANERIEGRSDTIRSILCGLIGIAANQLLFFSGLNLTSPINASLIQTVSPIVVVLASAVLLGEKITPMRALGIVLAGVGAALIILGRAPGAAHPGQDTPLGNAFILLNATAFGIYLVIVTPLMRKYHPFTVLARIFLVGAVAVVPFGWRQAVAIDYPHLPVLIWSEIIYMVLFLTILAYLLNNWALKHASPALTGVYIYLQPVLAVIIAVSLGKDTFTVTKALQASLIFIGVFLVSKRPKQQVASTIEVPFEPIQD from the coding sequence ATGAAAAATTCTCTCCGCGTACACGCTGCCCTGTTTGGAGCGACCTTTATTTATGCCGCGAATTACAGCCTTTCCAAAGACGTAATGCCGCAGTACGCGTTGCCATTTGGGCTGGTCACACTACGAATTTTGGGCGCCGCACTAGTGTTTAATATTCTGAGCCGGGTGGTAGCCAACGAACGCATTGAGGGCCGAAGCGATACCATCCGCTCCATCCTGTGCGGACTAATTGGCATTGCAGCCAATCAATTGTTGTTTTTCTCGGGTCTCAACCTCACCTCGCCCATCAACGCGTCCCTCATCCAGACGGTGTCACCGATAGTGGTAGTGCTGGCTTCGGCGGTGTTGCTGGGTGAAAAGATTACGCCGATGCGGGCCCTAGGCATTGTGCTGGCGGGCGTAGGTGCTGCCCTCATCATTTTGGGGCGTGCTCCGGGCGCAGCCCATCCCGGACAGGATACCCCCCTGGGCAACGCTTTTATTTTGCTCAACGCCACGGCCTTCGGAATTTACCTAGTCATCGTGACGCCGCTGATGCGTAAGTACCATCCTTTCACGGTGTTAGCCCGCATTTTTCTGGTGGGCGCCGTGGCAGTTGTGCCCTTCGGTTGGCGTCAGGCTGTCGCGATTGATTACCCACACCTACCGGTATTAATCTGGTCGGAGATTATTTATATGGTGTTGTTTCTCACCATTTTAGCTTATCTGCTCAATAACTGGGCACTCAAGCACGCCAGCCCCGCTCTGACAGGCGTGTACATTTATTTGCAACCTGTACTAGCCGTAATTATTGCTGTGAGTCTAGGCAAAGACACCTTCACCGTGACCAAAGCCCTGCAAGCCTCGCTAATTTTTATCGGGGTGTTTTTGGTAAGCAAGCGGCCCAAACAACAGGTAGCGTCCACAATAGAAGTTCCCTTCGAGCCCATACAGGACTGA
- the lpdA gene encoding dihydrolipoyl dehydrogenase, giving the protein MALQYDLVVIGSGPGGYVAAIRASQLGLKVGVVERESLGGICLNWGCIPTKALLKSAQVFEYLKHADEYGLTAGQPGFDFNAVVKRSRGVADGMSKGINFLFKKNKIETVLGTGKLLAPGKVEVTKADGSKETVEAKHIILATGARARELPNLPIDNQKIIGYRKAMSLEQMPKRMVVVGSGAIGVEFAYFYRTMGAEVTLVEFLPRIVPVEDEEVSRQMEKSFKKIGITVMTNSSVEKVDTSGPGCKVTIKTQKGEEQVECDIVLSAVGVSTNLENLGLEELGIKTDRGRVVVDDFYKTNVDGIYAIGDIVPGPALAHVASAEGIICVEQITGHHPEPLNYQNIPGCTYAQPEIASVGLTEKEARDQGLEILVGKFPFSASGKASASGSKDGFVKVIFDAKYGEWLGAHMIGANVTEMIAEVVVARKLETTGHEIIKSVHPHPTMSEAIMEAAAAAYNEVIHL; this is encoded by the coding sequence ATGGCATTGCAATACGACCTGGTCGTTATCGGCAGCGGCCCCGGCGGCTACGTAGCCGCTATTCGGGCTTCGCAGCTCGGGCTAAAAGTAGGCGTGGTAGAGCGCGAGTCGCTCGGCGGTATCTGCCTCAACTGGGGCTGCATCCCGACGAAAGCGCTGCTCAAAAGCGCGCAGGTATTTGAATACCTCAAGCACGCCGACGAATATGGCCTGACAGCCGGCCAGCCGGGCTTCGATTTCAATGCCGTGGTCAAGCGCAGCCGCGGCGTGGCCGATGGCATGAGCAAAGGCATCAATTTCCTGTTTAAAAAGAACAAAATCGAAACCGTGTTGGGTACCGGCAAACTGCTGGCTCCTGGCAAGGTGGAAGTCACCAAAGCCGACGGCTCGAAAGAGACCGTAGAGGCTAAGCACATCATTCTGGCTACCGGCGCCCGCGCTCGCGAGTTGCCTAACTTGCCCATTGATAATCAGAAGATTATTGGGTACCGCAAGGCCATGTCGTTGGAGCAAATGCCGAAGCGGATGGTAGTAGTCGGCTCGGGCGCTATCGGCGTTGAGTTTGCCTATTTCTACCGTACAATGGGCGCGGAAGTGACCCTTGTGGAGTTCTTGCCGCGCATTGTGCCAGTGGAGGATGAGGAAGTATCGCGTCAGATGGAGAAATCCTTCAAGAAAATCGGCATCACCGTCATGACCAATTCGTCGGTGGAAAAGGTGGACACCAGTGGCCCCGGCTGCAAAGTGACCATCAAAACCCAGAAAGGTGAAGAGCAGGTAGAGTGTGACATCGTGCTTTCAGCCGTCGGGGTGTCTACCAACTTGGAAAACCTAGGCTTAGAAGAACTCGGCATCAAAACCGATCGTGGTCGCGTCGTCGTTGACGATTTCTACAAGACCAACGTGGACGGCATCTACGCCATCGGTGACATTGTGCCTGGCCCGGCACTGGCGCACGTCGCGTCGGCCGAAGGCATTATCTGCGTGGAGCAGATTACCGGCCATCACCCAGAACCCCTTAATTATCAGAACATTCCGGGTTGTACGTATGCGCAGCCTGAAATCGCCTCCGTGGGCCTCACCGAGAAAGAAGCCCGCGATCAAGGCCTCGAGATTCTGGTAGGCAAATTCCCGTTCTCCGCTTCCGGCAAAGCCTCGGCTTCCGGTTCGAAAGACGGCTTTGTGAAGGTCATTTTCGACGCCAAATACGGCGAATGGCTCGGCGCCCACATGATCGGGGCCAACGTCACCGAGATGATTGCCGAAGTAGTGGTAGCGCGCAAGCTCGAAACTACGGGCCACGAAATCATCAAGTCGGTGCACCCGCACCCCACCATGTCGGAAGCCATCATGGAAGCGGCAGCGGCGGCGTACAACGAGGTGATTCACTTGTAA
- a CDS encoding tetratricopeptide repeat protein: MRSTILPLLSGALVLLLTTQCATTVETEKPRTLTSQREMQHEPGNPRYIDSTGAAATAPDAKLSATSTVAPPRAAPAAAKTAVPVDYKAEIRAADVRLKASPRDADALLARAKAKSNLKDYREAMLDYNATLRITPTNADAYYNRGLTHLKLKEYNASISDFSKALKYRPDDKEAFFGRGTAKMQMFNFKGAIPDFTRAIELDPAYADAYEARGISYSSINKPTEARADLEKAAKLNPKITKTLRRYSNK; the protein is encoded by the coding sequence ATGAGATCAACTATACTTCCGCTCCTTTCGGGCGCGCTGGTCTTGCTGCTCACGACGCAATGCGCTACCACCGTAGAGACCGAAAAACCCAGGACCCTCACCTCGCAGCGGGAAATGCAACACGAGCCCGGCAACCCGCGCTACATCGACTCGACGGGTGCCGCCGCTACGGCACCCGATGCCAAGCTGTCGGCTACTTCAACGGTTGCTCCCCCACGGGCCGCACCCGCCGCAGCTAAAACGGCCGTTCCGGTTGATTATAAGGCAGAAATACGGGCAGCCGATGTTAGGCTTAAGGCGTCGCCGCGCGACGCAGATGCGCTTTTGGCGCGCGCCAAAGCCAAGAGCAACCTCAAGGACTACCGTGAGGCCATGCTCGACTATAACGCCACGCTGCGCATCACGCCCACCAATGCTGATGCGTACTACAACCGGGGCCTGACGCACCTCAAACTGAAGGAATACAACGCCTCCATCTCCGACTTTTCCAAAGCCTTAAAGTATCGCCCTGATGATAAGGAAGCATTTTTTGGCCGGGGCACTGCCAAAATGCAGATGTTCAATTTCAAAGGTGCCATCCCGGACTTTACCCGCGCCATCGAGCTCGACCCGGCCTACGCCGACGCGTACGAAGCGCGGGGCATCAGTTATTCGTCCATCAACAAGCCCACCGAGGCCCGCGCCGACTTGGAAAAAGCCGCAAAACTTAACCCAAAGATTACCAAGACGTTACGGCGCTACTCAAACAAGTAG
- a CDS encoding NAD(P)/FAD-dependent oxidoreductase produces MREVDICILGAGPGGATAALHLANAGHRTLLLDRATFPRDKICGDALSGKVINELRRIDEQLPARLAASPIQVASWGINFYAPNGQQLAVPFKPHFDKSTDRAAGHIAKRLDFDNFLIEEVRLRPEIELLEGVEITQHERTAEGRWLLRTADGNVVASARLLLVANGAQSAFARQIGGHKLEPDHHCAGLRAYYRNVQGLNADNFIELHFIKDFLPGYLWVFPLPNGEANVGVGMLTKAVSEKKINLRERLHEILETHPALRERFASAERLGPVRGFGLPLGSKRRTLSGDGYLLLGDAASLIDPFTGEGISHAMVSGRHAADWAAQAVACNDLTVRYLQKYDAAVYRRLWQELRLSRAMQRLLAYPWLFNFVANRAANNPTLAETLSNMFMDLDLRERLRQPSFYLKLLFGRK; encoded by the coding sequence ATGCGGGAAGTTGACATTTGCATTTTAGGCGCGGGCCCCGGCGGCGCGACGGCGGCCCTGCACCTGGCCAACGCGGGCCACCGCACGCTGCTCCTCGACCGCGCCACCTTTCCGCGCGACAAAATCTGCGGCGATGCGCTTAGTGGCAAGGTAATCAATGAGTTGCGGCGAATTGATGAGCAGTTGCCTGCTCGTTTAGCGGCGTCGCCTATTCAGGTGGCTTCCTGGGGCATCAACTTTTACGCTCCCAACGGCCAGCAACTGGCCGTGCCCTTCAAGCCGCATTTCGACAAATCCACCGATCGTGCCGCGGGCCATATCGCCAAACGCCTCGACTTCGATAATTTTCTGATCGAAGAAGTGCGCCTGCGGCCTGAAATAGAACTGCTTGAAGGCGTGGAGATTACGCAGCACGAGCGCACGGCCGAAGGGCGGTGGCTACTCCGCACCGCCGATGGAAATGTCGTGGCTTCAGCACGTTTGCTATTGGTGGCCAACGGGGCGCAATCGGCGTTTGCGCGCCAGATCGGCGGCCACAAACTAGAGCCCGACCACCACTGCGCCGGCCTGCGCGCTTACTACCGCAACGTGCAGGGCCTCAACGCCGACAACTTCATCGAGCTGCATTTTATCAAAGATTTTCTGCCCGGCTACCTCTGGGTTTTCCCGCTGCCCAACGGCGAAGCCAACGTGGGCGTAGGTATGTTGACCAAAGCCGTATCAGAAAAGAAAATCAACCTGCGCGAGCGGCTTCACGAAATCCTGGAAACGCATCCAGCGCTGCGCGAGCGCTTTGCGAGCGCCGAGCGCCTTGGGCCCGTGCGCGGGTTCGGCTTGCCCCTAGGCTCGAAACGGCGCACGCTGTCCGGCGACGGTTACTTGCTACTCGGCGATGCGGCCTCGCTCATTGACCCGTTTACGGGCGAAGGCATCAGCCATGCCATGGTAAGCGGAAGGCACGCCGCAGATTGGGCCGCGCAAGCTGTTGCTTGCAATGATTTGACAGTCAGATACTTGCAAAAATACGATGCGGCGGTGTATCGGCGCTTGTGGCAGGAATTACGCCTGAGCCGCGCGATGCAGCGGCTGCTGGCTTATCCGTGGCTCTTCAACTTCGTGGCCAACCGTGCGGCCAACAATCCTACGTTAGCCGAAACCTTGTCTAACATGTTTATGGACTTGGACTTACGCGAACGTCTGCGGCAACCCAGCTTTTACCTCAAGCTGCTATTTGGCCGTAAATAG
- the fabG gene encoding 3-oxoacyl-[acyl-carrier-protein] reductase, protein MTKMLDGKTALITGASKGIGRAIAVYFAQLGANVAFTYLSSVEKGQQLEQDLGAHGTKVKGYRSDASDYAQAEKLVEDVVAEFGKLDILVNNAGITQDGLLMRMSEQQWDQVLNVNLKSVFNLTKAATKPMMRAKAGSIINMTSVVGIKGNAGQANYAASKAGIIGFTKSVALELGSRNIRCNAIAPGFIETEMTDALDPKQVDEWRKAIPLKRGGSPEDVAKATAFLASDESAYITGQVLQVDGGMLT, encoded by the coding sequence ATGACAAAAATGCTCGACGGAAAAACCGCCCTCATCACGGGCGCTTCCAAAGGAATCGGCCGCGCCATTGCCGTGTATTTCGCCCAGCTTGGTGCCAACGTGGCGTTCACGTACCTCTCCAGCGTAGAGAAAGGCCAGCAGCTCGAACAAGATCTTGGCGCCCACGGCACCAAGGTAAAAGGCTATCGCTCAGATGCTTCTGACTACGCCCAAGCCGAGAAGTTGGTAGAAGATGTAGTGGCTGAGTTTGGCAAGCTGGATATTCTGGTCAACAATGCCGGCATCACGCAGGACGGCCTGCTCATGCGCATGAGCGAGCAGCAGTGGGACCAGGTGCTGAACGTGAACCTCAAATCGGTCTTCAACCTGACCAAAGCCGCCACCAAACCCATGATGCGCGCCAAAGCCGGCAGCATCATCAACATGACGTCGGTGGTGGGCATCAAAGGCAACGCGGGCCAAGCCAACTACGCAGCTTCGAAAGCCGGTATTATCGGCTTCACGAAGTCGGTGGCGCTGGAACTGGGCTCGCGCAACATTCGCTGCAACGCCATCGCGCCGGGCTTCATCGAAACCGAAATGACCGACGCCCTCGACCCGAAACAAGTAGACGAGTGGCGCAAAGCCATTCCACTCAAGCGCGGCGGCTCGCCCGAAGACGTCGCCAAAGCCACGGCTTTTCTGGCGTCGGATGAGTCGGCCTATATCACCGGCCAAGTGTTGCAGGTAGACGGCGGCATGCTGACATAA
- a CDS encoding MFS transporter encodes MKSKLVLVPLTLGGLAIGMTEFVMMGILPDIAQAMHISIPTAGHFISAYALGVVVGAPLLVALTGKLPPKQILALLMGLFAIGNGLSVLAPSYEIMLLTRFISGLPHGAFFGVGAVVAGRLATPGKEAQAVSIMFAGLTIANIIGVPIGTYLGHNFSWRIPFIIIVLVALFTVWSVRQWLPDLPAKVTRLQDEFHAFTKLEPWMIIGITILGNGGFFAWFSYIVPLFTDVTGFSNTAVTFLMVLAGVGMALGNLLGGWLTDRMSPLRATSWLLMAMAVALLIIPVAAHYQIPTLLMTMLTGALAFSTAAPIQMLMIRAAKGSEMLASSLSQSGFNTGNALGAYLGGLPIAAGLGYTSPEFVGAALVAGGILCCVALVARRRNKVKLELVTG; translated from the coding sequence ATGAAATCAAAACTCGTACTGGTACCCCTCACGTTGGGCGGGCTGGCCATTGGCATGACGGAATTCGTCATGATGGGCATTCTGCCCGACATCGCGCAAGCCATGCACATCAGCATCCCGACGGCGGGGCACTTTATTTCGGCGTACGCGCTCGGCGTGGTGGTCGGGGCGCCGTTGCTGGTGGCTCTTACCGGCAAGCTGCCGCCCAAGCAGATTCTGGCGTTGCTGATGGGCCTGTTTGCCATCGGCAACGGGCTTTCGGTGCTGGCGCCCAGCTATGAAATCATGCTGCTGACGCGGTTTATTTCCGGCTTGCCACACGGGGCTTTTTTCGGCGTGGGCGCCGTGGTGGCGGGCCGCTTGGCAACACCGGGTAAGGAAGCGCAAGCCGTTTCGATCATGTTTGCGGGCCTTACCATCGCCAACATCATCGGCGTACCGATCGGCACGTATCTGGGCCACAACTTCAGCTGGCGTATCCCCTTCATAATCATTGTGTTAGTAGCACTGTTCACGGTGTGGAGCGTGCGGCAGTGGCTGCCCGATCTGCCGGCGAAAGTAACGCGGCTGCAAGATGAGTTTCACGCCTTTACCAAGTTGGAGCCTTGGATGATCATTGGCATTACGATATTGGGCAACGGCGGCTTTTTTGCGTGGTTCAGCTACATCGTGCCGCTGTTTACCGACGTTACGGGCTTCAGCAATACTGCGGTAACCTTCCTGATGGTGCTGGCCGGTGTGGGCATGGCGCTGGGCAACCTGCTGGGCGGCTGGCTCACCGACCGCATGTCGCCGCTGCGGGCAACCTCATGGCTGCTGATGGCCATGGCGGTAGCCCTATTGATTATCCCTGTCGCGGCGCACTATCAGATTCCGACACTACTGATGACAATGCTGACGGGCGCCCTGGCATTTTCAACGGCAGCGCCGATTCAGATGCTGATGATTCGGGCAGCGAAAGGCTCCGAGATGCTGGCTTCTTCGCTTAGTCAATCAGGCTTTAATACGGGCAATGCGCTGGGTGCTTATCTAGGCGGGCTGCCCATTGCGGCGGGCCTGGGCTACACGTCGCCTGAATTTGTGGGTGCAGCGCTGGTTGCAGGCGGAATTTTATGCTGCGTGGCACTGGTAGCCCGGCGACGAAATAAGGTCAAGCTGGAACTTGTGACAGGATAA